The Nocardioides campestrisoli genome includes a window with the following:
- a CDS encoding M15 family metallopeptidase has protein sequence MTILLSDPRVRAVPVRENAEPLVRLAPSFGPARALVRAGLAERLAAAAADLPAGIALRVVEGHRSVAHQRAIIDAYSAELRAARPEAGTDELHRLTSRFVAPLEVAPHVAGAAVDLTLVDACGDEVDLGTTIDATPEASDGRCFTAAAGIGADARAHRDLLARVLGGAGLVNYPTEWWHWSYGDRYWALLTGAPAALYGPVDLAVAA, from the coding sequence ATGACGATCCTCCTCTCCGACCCGCGGGTCCGGGCCGTCCCGGTCCGCGAGAACGCCGAGCCGCTGGTCCGGCTCGCCCCCTCCTTCGGGCCCGCCCGGGCCCTGGTCCGCGCCGGTCTCGCCGAGCGCCTGGCCGCCGCGGCCGCCGACCTGCCCGCCGGGATCGCCCTGCGCGTGGTGGAGGGCCACCGCAGCGTGGCCCACCAGCGCGCGATCATCGACGCCTACTCCGCTGAGCTCCGCGCCGCCCGCCCCGAGGCCGGGACGGACGAGCTGCACCGGCTGACCAGCCGGTTCGTCGCACCGCTCGAGGTCGCCCCGCACGTGGCCGGCGCCGCGGTCGACCTGACCCTGGTCGACGCCTGCGGCGACGAGGTCGACCTCGGCACGACGATCGACGCCACCCCGGAGGCCTCCGACGGGCGCTGCTTCACCGCCGCCGCCGGGATCGGCGCCGACGCCCGCGCGCACCGCGACCTGCTCGCCCGGGTGCTGGGGGGCGCCGGGTTGGTCAACTACCCCACCGAGTGGTGGCACTGGAGCTACGGCGACCGGTACTGGGCGCTGCTCACCGGCGCCCCGGCGGCGCTCTACGGCCCCGTCGACCTGGCGGTGGCGGCATGA
- a CDS encoding CaiB/BaiF CoA transferase family protein, whose product MTYELGQGTGPLKGVKVVEIAGIGPGPHACTLLADLGADVIRVERPGGNPLGGGAHDLLTRGRPSVALDLKKPEAVAAVLDLVASADVLVEGMRPGVTERLGLGPEDCWSRNPALVYGRMTGWGQDGPLAEVAGHDMNYVAASGVLHGLGQDPARPHFPTNLLGDFGGGSAYLVIGVLAALLEARLSGRGQVVDAAIVDGAAHLNLMGASLQAMGVLDERRAASMLDGGVPYYDVYETSDGKHLSVGALEPQFYAELLRVLDLEDLPDRNDPANLAAIREAFTARFAERTQAEWAELFDGTDACVFPIVPMREAARHPHLAARGTYVEPDGVLQPAPAPRFSRTEATLRRSPEAVGASTRDALTAWGVADVEKLIESGAAVQS is encoded by the coding sequence ATGACATACGAGCTCGGTCAGGGAACGGGTCCGCTCAAGGGCGTCAAGGTGGTCGAGATCGCCGGGATCGGGCCGGGGCCGCACGCCTGCACTCTCCTGGCCGACCTCGGCGCCGACGTGATCCGGGTCGAGCGTCCCGGCGGCAACCCGCTCGGCGGTGGCGCGCACGACTTGCTCACCCGCGGTCGGCCCAGCGTCGCGCTCGACCTCAAGAAGCCGGAGGCGGTCGCGGCCGTCCTCGACCTGGTCGCGAGCGCGGACGTGCTGGTCGAGGGGATGCGACCCGGGGTCACCGAGCGCCTCGGCCTTGGACCCGAGGACTGCTGGTCACGGAACCCCGCGTTGGTCTACGGCCGGATGACCGGGTGGGGACAGGACGGGCCGCTGGCCGAGGTCGCGGGCCACGACATGAACTACGTCGCCGCCTCCGGCGTCCTGCACGGCCTCGGCCAGGACCCGGCGCGGCCGCACTTCCCGACCAACCTGCTCGGCGACTTCGGCGGTGGCTCGGCCTACTTGGTGATCGGCGTGCTGGCCGCCCTGCTCGAGGCCAGGCTGTCGGGCCGGGGACAGGTGGTGGACGCCGCGATCGTCGACGGTGCCGCGCACCTCAACCTGATGGGCGCGAGCCTGCAGGCCATGGGCGTGCTGGACGAGCGCCGGGCGGCCTCCATGCTCGACGGCGGCGTCCCCTACTACGACGTCTACGAGACCTCCGACGGCAAGCACCTCTCGGTCGGCGCGCTGGAGCCCCAGTTCTACGCCGAGCTCCTACGCGTGCTCGATCTCGAGGACCTGCCCGACCGCAACGACCCGGCCAACCTGGCGGCCATCCGCGAGGCGTTCACCGCGCGCTTCGCCGAGCGCACCCAGGCCGAGTGGGCCGAGCTCTTCGACGGCACCGACGCCTGCGTCTTCCCGATCGTGCCGATGCGGGAGGCCGCCAGGCACCCGCACCTGGCCGCTCGGGGCACGTACGTCGAGCCCGACGGCGTGCTCCAGCCCGCACCCGCGCCACGGTTCTCGCGGACCGAGGCGACGCTCCGGCGCTCGCCCGAGGCCGTCGGTGCCAGCACCCGCGACGCGCTGACCGCCTGGGGTGTCGCGGACGTGGAGAAGCTGATCGAGTCCGGGGCCGCCGTCCAGTCCTGA
- a CDS encoding ABC transporter ATP-binding protein codes for MSGLKETERVAAPGPRHGGGPAAVGEKAQDFRHSARRLVGLLRPDRLTSVLVVVFAVVSVALTAAGPYVLGRATDLVFTGAVGGTFAPGTPDSQLPEAIRGQGVVPGAGVDFSAVGRVLLLVVAIYAAASLLAWLQGYLVNDVVQGTVRRMRGEVERKINRLPLAAVDRSSRGELLSRVTNDIDNVSQSLQQTMSQLLTSLLTLVAVLGMMLWISPTLALVSLVSVPISLLVARTIMKRSQGRFKAQWRRTGALNSQVEEAFSGHALVKVFGRQEEVERTFAEENEQLFRASFGAQFVSGLIMPALMFVGNLGYVVIAVVGGLRVASGTLSLGDVQAFIQYARQFNQPLSQVASMANLLQSGVASAERVFELLDAEEEPLDPPETGARVTRGEVVFDDVSFSYDPERPLISHLSLVARPGQTVAIVGPTGAGKTTLVNLLMRFYDLDGGRITVDGHDIASLPRAELRRRIGMVLQDAWLFGGTIRDNIAYGRPEATEEEVLAAARATFVDRFVHSLPEGYDTVLTEDGANLSAGERQLLTIARAFLIDPALLILDEATSSVDTRTELLLQHAMAALRTDRTSFVIAHRLSTIRDADLILVMEDGAIVEQGTHEELLAAEGAYARLYRSQFAAAAT; via the coding sequence ATGAGCGGGCTGAAGGAGACCGAGAGGGTCGCCGCCCCCGGGCCCCGGCACGGCGGCGGACCCGCGGCGGTGGGGGAGAAGGCTCAGGACTTCCGGCACTCCGCGCGCCGGCTGGTCGGCCTGCTGCGCCCCGACCGGCTGACCTCGGTGCTGGTGGTGGTCTTCGCGGTGGTCTCGGTCGCGCTGACCGCCGCCGGGCCCTACGTGCTGGGCCGGGCCACCGACCTGGTCTTCACCGGCGCGGTGGGCGGCACGTTCGCCCCCGGCACGCCGGACTCCCAGCTGCCCGAGGCGATCCGTGGCCAGGGGGTGGTCCCCGGCGCCGGGGTCGACTTCTCCGCCGTCGGCCGGGTGCTGCTGCTGGTGGTGGCCATCTACGCAGCCGCCTCCCTGCTGGCATGGCTCCAGGGCTACCTGGTCAACGACGTGGTGCAGGGCACCGTGCGCCGGATGCGGGGCGAGGTGGAGCGCAAGATCAACCGGCTGCCACTGGCCGCGGTCGACCGGTCCTCGCGCGGTGAGCTGCTGAGCCGGGTCACCAACGACATCGACAACGTCAGCCAGAGCCTCCAGCAGACGATGAGCCAGCTGCTCACCTCGCTGCTCACCCTGGTCGCGGTGCTGGGGATGATGCTGTGGATCTCGCCCACCCTGGCGCTGGTCTCCCTGGTCTCGGTGCCGATCTCGCTGCTGGTGGCGCGGACGATCATGAAGCGCTCCCAGGGCCGGTTCAAGGCGCAGTGGCGGCGTACCGGCGCGCTCAACTCCCAGGTGGAGGAGGCGTTCTCCGGGCACGCGCTGGTCAAGGTCTTCGGCCGCCAGGAGGAGGTGGAGCGCACCTTCGCCGAGGAGAACGAGCAGCTCTTCCGGGCCAGCTTCGGCGCGCAGTTCGTGAGCGGCCTGATCATGCCCGCGCTGATGTTCGTCGGGAACCTGGGCTACGTGGTGATCGCGGTGGTCGGCGGGCTCCGGGTCGCCAGCGGCACGCTCAGCCTCGGCGACGTGCAGGCGTTCATCCAGTACGCACGGCAGTTCAACCAGCCGCTGAGCCAGGTCGCCTCGATGGCCAACCTGCTCCAGTCCGGCGTCGCCTCGGCCGAGCGCGTCTTCGAGCTGCTCGACGCCGAGGAGGAGCCGCTCGACCCACCGGAGACCGGGGCTCGGGTGACCCGGGGCGAGGTCGTCTTCGACGACGTGTCGTTCTCCTACGACCCCGAGCGCCCGCTGATCAGCCACCTCTCGCTGGTCGCCCGGCCGGGCCAGACGGTGGCGATCGTCGGGCCGACCGGCGCCGGCAAGACGACCCTGGTCAACCTGCTGATGCGCTTCTACGACCTCGACGGCGGCCGGATCACCGTCGACGGCCACGACATCGCCTCCCTGCCGCGTGCCGAGCTGCGTCGCCGGATCGGGATGGTGCTCCAGGACGCCTGGCTCTTCGGCGGCACGATCCGCGACAACATCGCCTACGGCCGCCCCGAGGCGACCGAGGAGGAGGTGCTGGCGGCGGCCCGGGCGACGTTCGTGGACCGGTTCGTCCACTCGCTGCCCGAGGGCTACGACACGGTGCTCACCGAGGACGGGGCCAACCTCTCGGCCGGGGAGCGGCAGCTGCTCACCATCGCCCGGGCGTTCCTGATCGACCCGGCGCTGCTGATCCTGGACGAGGCGACCTCCTCGGTCGACACCCGCACCGAGCTGCTGCTCCAGCACGCGATGGCGGCGCTGCGCACCGACCGGACGTCGTTCGTGATCGCGCACCGGCTCTCCACCATCCGCGACGCCGACCTGATCCTGGTGATGGAGGACGGGGCGATCGTCGAGCAGGGCACCCACGAGGAGCTGCTGGCCGCCGAGGGCGCCTACGCGAGGCTCTACCGGTCGCAGTTCGCGGCGGCTGCCACCTGA
- the alr gene encoding alanine racemase produces the protein MSALPVDMVDVSPAAPVGPVLRVDTAAVSANVRLLAGRTSAEVMAVVKADGFGHGAVEVARAAMAGGATSLGVTSLAEALPLRAAGLDAPLLSWLNPVDADFATAVHADVELAVPSLEHLAAITATAPGARVHLHLDTGLARDGAAPQEWAALCRAARAAERTGRLRVVGVMGHLACADQPGHPANAVGRTRFAWGLRVARAAGLRPTSRHLAATAATLTDPLAHHTTVRIGAGLVGIDPTGDGAGGLLRPAMTLTAPVVTVRRVRGGTPVGYGHTWTAPAATTLGLLPLGYADGLPRAATGQAEVLVRGRRRPVVGRISMDQVVVDLGHEHVRLGEEAVVFGPGDAGEPTAADWARWSDTLEHEVVTGLGGRVHREVAGTRVGLRSLA, from the coding sequence ATGAGCGCCCTCCCGGTGGACATGGTGGACGTGAGCCCGGCCGCACCGGTCGGGCCGGTGCTGCGGGTGGACACCGCCGCCGTGAGCGCCAACGTCCGGCTGCTGGCCGGGCGCACCTCCGCCGAGGTGATGGCCGTGGTCAAGGCCGACGGCTTCGGTCACGGCGCGGTCGAGGTGGCCCGGGCCGCGATGGCGGGCGGCGCCACCTCGCTGGGCGTGACCAGCCTCGCGGAGGCCCTGCCGCTGCGCGCTGCGGGTCTCGACGCTCCACTGCTCAGCTGGCTCAACCCCGTCGACGCCGACTTCGCCACCGCCGTGCACGCGGACGTCGAGCTCGCCGTCCCCTCGCTGGAGCACCTGGCGGCGATCACCGCGACCGCCCCCGGCGCCCGGGTGCACCTTCACCTGGACACCGGGCTGGCCCGCGACGGTGCTGCGCCCCAGGAGTGGGCAGCGCTCTGCCGGGCGGCCCGCGCCGCCGAGCGGACCGGCCGGCTCCGGGTGGTCGGGGTGATGGGTCACCTGGCCTGCGCCGACCAGCCGGGCCACCCGGCCAACGCCGTCGGCCGCACCCGGTTCGCCTGGGGCCTGCGAGTGGCCCGCGCCGCCGGGCTCCGGCCCACGAGCCGGCACCTGGCCGCCACCGCGGCCACCCTCACCGACCCGCTGGCCCACCACACGACGGTCCGGATCGGCGCCGGCCTGGTCGGGATCGACCCGACCGGGGACGGCGCGGGTGGCCTGCTCCGACCGGCGATGACCCTGACCGCCCCGGTGGTGACGGTCCGCCGGGTGCGCGGCGGCACGCCGGTCGGCTACGGCCACACCTGGACCGCCCCGGCCGCGACTACCCTGGGCCTGCTCCCGCTGGGGTACGCCGACGGGCTGCCGCGCGCGGCCACCGGTCAGGCCGAGGTGCTGGTGCGCGGGCGACGCCGTCCGGTGGTCGGGCGGATCTCGATGGACCAGGTGGTCGTCGACCTCGGCCACGAGCACGTGCGGCTGGGGGAGGAGGCCGTCGTCTTCGGCCCCGGCGACGCGGGGGAGCCGACCGCCGCCGACTGGGCGAGGTGGTCCGACACCCTGGAGCACGAGGTGGTCACCGGGCTCGGTGGCCGGGTGCACCGGGAAGTCGCCGGCACCCGTGTCGGCCTGAGGTCTCTCGCATGA
- a CDS encoding acyltransferase family protein: protein MSGRIAGFDLLRGIAIGLVMLRHALPEAFPGAGVVGVVMFFALSGYLITGVLLAELAGAGRVDLRRFYLRRARRLVPALLLLVVGVVLVTLTLDPLGDRDQLGKTVAVALTWTGNLPFGHASDATFHLWTLATEEQFYLLWPAVLALAFARGRVGVALVGVVCACLAACVATVVWLAEAPDLAYSLPTSWAVCFVVGAATRVYRDRLDAVPLPPWTPAVALLGLTLLSVIPLRGHALTYLAGGPAIALLTAVLLVCWRAWTQVTGPVLGALVWLGTVSYAAYLWNYPLTVWLRPHLEHAGLVAAVLTLPLAALSWYAVERPLQPRPRPREAVAA from the coding sequence GTGAGCGGGCGGATCGCCGGGTTCGACCTGCTCCGCGGGATTGCGATCGGGCTGGTGATGCTGCGGCACGCACTGCCGGAGGCGTTCCCCGGCGCCGGGGTGGTCGGCGTGGTGATGTTCTTCGCGCTCAGCGGCTACCTGATCACCGGGGTGCTGCTCGCGGAGCTGGCCGGCGCCGGTCGGGTGGACCTGCGCCGGTTCTACCTGCGCCGGGCCCGGCGGCTGGTGCCCGCGCTGCTCCTGCTGGTGGTCGGCGTGGTGCTGGTGACGCTGACCCTCGACCCGCTGGGGGACCGCGACCAGCTGGGCAAGACCGTCGCGGTCGCCCTCACCTGGACCGGCAACCTGCCCTTCGGCCACGCCAGCGACGCCACCTTCCACCTGTGGACCCTGGCCACCGAGGAGCAGTTCTACCTGCTGTGGCCCGCGGTCCTGGCGCTCGCCTTCGCCCGCGGTCGGGTCGGCGTGGCGCTGGTGGGGGTGGTCTGCGCCTGCCTGGCCGCGTGCGTGGCCACCGTGGTCTGGCTGGCCGAGGCGCCGGACCTGGCCTACTCGCTGCCCACCTCGTGGGCGGTCTGCTTCGTGGTCGGCGCCGCGACCCGGGTGTACCGCGATCGCCTCGACGCCGTCCCGCTTCCGCCCTGGACACCCGCCGTGGCGTTGCTCGGTCTTACCCTCCTCAGCGTGATTCCCTTGCGCGGTCACGCGCTCACCTACCTGGCGGGAGGTCCGGCCATCGCCCTGCTCACCGCGGTGCTGCTGGTCTGCTGGCGCGCCTGGACGCAGGTGACCGGACCTGTCCTGGGCGCCCTGGTCTGGCTGGGCACGGTCTCGTACGCGGCGTACCTGTGGAACTACCCGCTCACGGTCTGGCTGCGGCCGCATCTGGAGCACGCGGGCTTGGTGGCCGCGGTGCTCACGCTGCCGCTCGCGGCGCTCAGCTGGTACGCCGTGGAGCGGCCGCTCCAGCCGCGGCCTCGTCCGCGCGAGGCGGTGGCGGCATGA
- a CDS encoding D-alanine--D-alanine ligase family protein, which produces MSGLRVAVIGGGQNCEHEVSLASAASVARALAERDHEVVRLTVDRDGAWLDAEGGPIGLAAAVEVLRGCAVVVPVVHGPRGEDGALAALCELAGVPYVGSGVRAGALAMDKWTTKLVADAVGIATAPGVLLTPGTAPSYAWSHPVVVKPVAAGSSHGVSLVRSAEELPPALAAAFVLDDRVLVEELVVGREIDVAVLGRPDGSRTCSPSLEIVVDGLFDLDTKYDGSADFRIPAALDEVERKGLEEAALAVYDALGCAGVARVDFFLTADGPVLNEVNTMPGFTEQSQVPRMFAAAGLSYPDLLDRLVRDAADAG; this is translated from the coding sequence ATGAGCGGGCTGCGGGTCGCCGTGATCGGCGGCGGCCAGAACTGCGAGCACGAGGTCTCTCTCGCCTCGGCGGCCTCGGTCGCGCGGGCGCTGGCCGAGCGCGACCACGAGGTGGTGCGGCTGACCGTCGACCGCGACGGTGCGTGGCTGGACGCCGAGGGCGGGCCGATCGGGCTGGCGGCGGCGGTCGAGGTGCTCCGCGGCTGCGCGGTCGTGGTCCCGGTGGTGCACGGGCCGCGCGGCGAGGACGGCGCGCTCGCCGCCCTCTGCGAGCTGGCCGGGGTGCCCTACGTCGGGTCCGGGGTGCGGGCCGGGGCGCTGGCGATGGACAAGTGGACGACCAAGCTGGTGGCCGACGCGGTCGGCATCGCCACCGCGCCGGGGGTGCTGCTCACGCCGGGCACCGCACCGTCGTACGCCTGGAGCCACCCGGTCGTGGTCAAACCGGTCGCGGCCGGCTCCAGCCACGGGGTCTCCCTGGTGCGCAGCGCCGAGGAGCTGCCGCCCGCCCTCGCGGCGGCGTTCGTTCTGGACGACCGGGTGCTGGTGGAGGAGCTGGTGGTCGGCCGGGAGATCGACGTGGCGGTGCTCGGCCGCCCCGACGGCTCGCGCACCTGCTCGCCGAGCCTGGAGATCGTGGTCGACGGGCTCTTCGACCTGGACACCAAGTACGACGGCAGCGCCGACTTCCGGATCCCCGCCGCGCTGGACGAGGTGGAGCGCAAGGGGCTGGAGGAGGCCGCGCTGGCGGTCTACGACGCGCTCGGCTGCGCCGGCGTGGCCCGGGTCGACTTCTTCCTCACCGCCGACGGGCCGGTGCTCAACGAGGTGAACACGATGCCCGGCTTCACCGAGCAGTCGCAGGTGCCGCGGATGTTCGCCGCGGCGGGGCTCTCCTATCCCGACCTGTTGGACCGGCTGGTGCGCGACGCCGCGGACGCCGGGTGA
- a CDS encoding ABC transporter ATP-binding protein, whose amino-acid sequence MLIRLLREHLAPYRSWLAAVVAFQAVGVLASLFLPSLNADIIDNGVTTGDTGYIVRTGGVMLAVSLLQVVGSVGAAWFGARTAMSLGRDLRGALFSRVGTFSAREVGAFGAPSLITRTTNDVQQVQMLVAMACIIAVTSPLMMVGGVVMALREDAGLGWLLAVVVPALFVCVGLVVSRLVPNFRRMQIRIDAVNRILREQIAGIRVVRAFVREPYETARFGRANDELTDSALRAGRWMAALFPLVIWVVNLGSVAVIWFGGHRVADGDAGVGSLTAFLAYLMLILMSVMMATFMLMQVPRAAVCAERIAEVLDTRTSLGAPEHPEPLDPERSGWVDLEQVGFAYPGAEVPVLHDVSFSARPGQTVAVVGSTGSGKTTLVNLVARLLDVTAGEVRVAGHDVRRVAPEELWSQLGLVPQRAWLFSGTVRSNLLHGRPEAGEDDLWAALEIAQARDFVEALPEGLDTAVSQGGTNFSGGQRQRLAIARALVRRPSLYLFDDAFSALDVATDARLRAALRPATRDATVLVVAQRVSTILEADLIVVLEDGRVVGRGTHAELLAGCEPYQEIVASQLGTDEEVPA is encoded by the coding sequence ATGCTGATCCGGCTCCTGCGCGAGCACCTCGCGCCGTACCGCTCCTGGCTGGCGGCGGTGGTCGCCTTCCAGGCCGTCGGCGTGCTCGCCTCCCTCTTCCTGCCGAGCCTGAACGCCGACATCATCGACAACGGCGTGACCACCGGCGACACCGGCTACATCGTGCGCACCGGCGGCGTCATGCTGGCGGTCTCGCTGCTCCAGGTCGTCGGCTCGGTGGGGGCCGCCTGGTTCGGCGCGCGGACCGCGATGAGCCTGGGTCGCGACCTGCGTGGCGCGCTCTTCTCCCGGGTCGGCACCTTCTCAGCCCGCGAGGTGGGCGCCTTCGGGGCGCCCTCGCTGATCACCCGCACCACCAACGACGTGCAGCAGGTGCAGATGCTGGTGGCGATGGCCTGCATCATCGCCGTCACCTCGCCGCTGATGATGGTCGGTGGGGTGGTGATGGCGCTGCGCGAGGACGCGGGCCTCGGGTGGTTGCTGGCCGTGGTGGTGCCGGCGCTCTTCGTCTGCGTCGGCCTGGTGGTCAGCCGGCTGGTGCCCAACTTCCGGCGGATGCAGATCCGGATCGACGCGGTCAACCGGATCCTGCGCGAGCAGATCGCCGGCATCCGGGTGGTCCGGGCGTTCGTCCGCGAGCCCTACGAGACCGCCCGCTTCGGCCGGGCCAACGACGAGCTCACCGACTCGGCGCTGCGCGCCGGGCGGTGGATGGCCGCGCTCTTCCCGCTGGTCATCTGGGTGGTCAACCTGGGCAGCGTCGCGGTCATCTGGTTCGGCGGCCACCGGGTCGCCGACGGGGACGCCGGCGTCGGGTCGCTGACCGCCTTCCTGGCCTACCTGATGCTGATCCTGATGAGCGTGATGATGGCGACCTTCATGCTGATGCAGGTGCCGCGCGCGGCGGTCTGCGCCGAGCGGATCGCCGAGGTGCTCGACACCCGGACCTCGCTGGGCGCCCCCGAGCACCCCGAGCCGCTGGACCCCGAGCGCAGCGGCTGGGTCGACCTGGAGCAGGTGGGCTTCGCCTACCCGGGCGCCGAGGTCCCGGTCCTGCACGACGTCTCCTTCTCCGCGCGACCCGGCCAGACTGTGGCCGTGGTCGGCTCGACCGGCTCGGGCAAGACCACCCTGGTCAACCTGGTCGCGCGGCTGCTCGACGTCACCGCCGGCGAGGTGCGGGTGGCCGGGCACGACGTACGCCGGGTGGCCCCCGAGGAGCTCTGGTCGCAGCTGGGGCTGGTGCCCCAGCGGGCCTGGCTGTTCAGCGGGACGGTGCGCAGCAACCTCCTGCACGGGCGGCCCGAGGCCGGCGAGGATGACCTATGGGCGGCGCTGGAGATCGCCCAGGCGCGCGACTTCGTCGAGGCCCTCCCCGAGGGACTGGACACCGCGGTCTCCCAGGGCGGCACGAACTTCTCCGGCGGCCAGCGGCAGCGGCTGGCGATCGCCCGGGCGCTGGTCCGCCGGCCCAGCCTCTACCTGTTCGACGACGCCTTCTCCGCGCTGGACGTGGCCACCGACGCCCGGCTGCGCGCCGCACTCCGCCCCGCCACCCGGGACGCCACCGTGCTCGTGGTCGCCCAGCGGGTCTCCACGATCCTGGAGGCCGACCTGATCGTCGTCCTCGAGGACGGTCGGGTGGTCGGCCGCGGCACCCACGCCGAGCTGCTGGCCGGCTGCGAGCCCTACCAGGAGATCGTCGCCTCCCAGCTCGGCACCGACGAGGAGGTGCCGGCATGA
- a CDS encoding sensor histidine kinase — translation MTQDWRRWAPDLAVGLVVLLAGLIEVMDADSYASRGPLTLVALGTAAAAGLSRHAPGVALGVIWGICGIQLLGGIDLMIVQVAVAVVAFGTARWGSVPTLWLSALSIPAAGLLVLALLAIDQLSALLEAPALTSLAERVYSYGDTWQLTVALIGIGVLGVPWLAGLALRFMSRAKRSEISQVAAEQDAAQAQRESEEALEIARLQEEQARLARDVHDVVGHSLAVILAQAESAQYRQDSDAAALKETLATIATSARGSLRDVRQVLSTTATATAAAGPGGLDSLVEGVRGSGHRVVSSEEGAPRPLPPELETVAFRVLQEMLTNAIRHGRRDGVVHVERHWEGELRIEVRNEVEPTADAGAEPTGDVPTMPIRALDEEPLTVWLPEEPRPSAGRGLEGMRRRVEAVGGRLDVRRRQEESGPTFTVTAWIPLRAGES, via the coding sequence ATGACGCAGGACTGGCGGCGCTGGGCGCCCGACCTGGCCGTGGGCCTGGTGGTGCTGCTGGCCGGGCTGATCGAGGTCATGGACGCCGACTCCTACGCTTCCCGGGGGCCGCTGACGCTGGTCGCGCTGGGCACGGCCGCCGCGGCCGGGCTCAGCAGGCACGCGCCCGGGGTGGCGCTGGGGGTGATCTGGGGGATCTGCGGCATCCAGCTGCTCGGCGGCATCGACCTGATGATCGTCCAGGTGGCGGTGGCGGTGGTCGCCTTCGGCACCGCCCGCTGGGGGTCCGTGCCGACACTGTGGCTGAGCGCGCTCTCGATCCCGGCGGCCGGTCTGCTCGTCCTCGCGCTGCTCGCCATCGACCAGCTCTCCGCGCTGCTGGAGGCGCCAGCGTTGACGAGCCTCGCCGAGCGCGTCTACTCCTACGGCGACACCTGGCAGCTGACTGTCGCCCTGATCGGGATCGGGGTGCTGGGCGTGCCCTGGCTCGCCGGTCTCGCGCTGCGCTTCATGTCCCGGGCCAAGCGCTCGGAGATCTCCCAGGTGGCCGCGGAGCAGGACGCGGCCCAGGCCCAGCGGGAGTCCGAGGAGGCGCTCGAGATCGCCCGGCTCCAGGAGGAGCAGGCCCGGCTGGCCCGCGACGTGCACGACGTGGTGGGCCACTCCCTGGCGGTGATCCTGGCCCAGGCCGAGTCGGCGCAGTACCGCCAGGACTCGGACGCCGCGGCGCTCAAGGAGACCCTGGCCACGATCGCCACCTCGGCCCGCGGCTCGCTGCGCGACGTCCGTCAGGTGCTCTCCACCACGGCGACCGCGACCGCGGCGGCCGGGCCCGGCGGGCTGGACAGCCTGGTGGAGGGCGTCCGGGGCAGCGGCCACCGGGTGGTCTCCAGCGAGGAGGGCGCCCCGCGTCCGCTGCCGCCCGAGCTGGAGACCGTCGCCTTCCGGGTGCTCCAGGAGATGCTGACCAACGCGATCCGGCACGGGCGGCGCGACGGCGTGGTGCACGTGGAGCGGCACTGGGAGGGTGAGCTGCGGATCGAGGTGCGCAACGAGGTCGAGCCCACCGCCGACGCCGGCGCGGAGCCGACCGGCGACGTGCCGACCATGCCGATCCGGGCGCTGGACGAGGAGCCGTTGACGGTCTGGCTGCCCGAGGAGCCGCGCCCCTCCGCCGGTCGCGGCCTGGAGGGGATGCGTCGCCGCGTCGAGGCGGTCGGCGGGCGGCTCGACGTACGCCGTCGGCAGGAGGAGTCCGGCCCGACCTTCACCGTGACCGCGTGGATCCCGCTGCGGGCGGGTGAGTCGTGA
- a CDS encoding response regulator, which produces MSAEQIRVLLVDDQVLFRAGVAVIVDAQEGMCVVGEAGDGFEAVRLADELEPDVVLMDIRMPEMDGVEATRQLFSPERVARRTKPLRVVVLTTFNLDDRAATAIRHGASGFLLKDTTPVLLRDAIRTVHAGNAVLAPQDLSTLLDGQFRSAAPAPAAYLALTEKEREIFDAVARGLSNTEIAGQVFTSESTVKTHVGAILRKLALRDRVQIVVFAHAHGLVAG; this is translated from the coding sequence GTGAGCGCCGAGCAGATCCGGGTGCTCCTGGTCGACGACCAGGTGCTCTTCCGCGCCGGTGTCGCGGTGATCGTCGACGCCCAGGAGGGCATGTGCGTGGTCGGCGAGGCCGGTGACGGGTTCGAGGCGGTGCGCCTGGCCGACGAGCTCGAGCCGGACGTGGTGCTGATGGACATCCGGATGCCCGAGATGGACGGCGTCGAGGCGACCCGGCAGCTCTTCTCCCCCGAGCGGGTGGCCCGGCGCACCAAGCCGCTGCGGGTGGTCGTGCTGACCACCTTCAACCTCGACGACCGGGCGGCCACGGCGATCCGGCACGGTGCCAGCGGGTTCCTGCTCAAGGACACCACCCCGGTGCTGCTGCGCGACGCGATCCGCACCGTGCACGCCGGCAACGCGGTGCTCGCGCCGCAGGACCTCTCCACCCTGCTCGACGGCCAGTTCCGGTCGGCCGCCCCCGCCCCGGCGGCGTACCTGGCGCTCACCGAGAAGGAGCGGGAGATCTTCGATGCGGTGGCCCGGGGGCTGTCCAACACCGAGATCGCCGGGCAGGTCTTCACCAGCGAGTCGACGGTGAAGACCCACGTGGGCGCGATCCTGCGCAAGCTCGCGCTGCGCGACCGGGTGCAGATCGTGGTCTTCGCGCACGCGCACGGGCTGGTGGCGGGCTAG